In Euphorbia lathyris chromosome 9, ddEupLath1.1, whole genome shotgun sequence, the following are encoded in one genomic region:
- the LOC136207017 gene encoding protein NDL1-like codes for MGESSDSVSIDIDLLSWEGKEFVVKTSRGSISVYVCGDQEKPALITYPDVALNYMSCFQGLFFCPEAASLLLHNFCIYHIDAPGHELGADVISADAPLLSVDDLADQVAEVLDFFGLKEVFCLGVTAGAYILTLFAMKYKERVLGLILVSPICKAPSWTEWIYNKVLMNLLYFYGMCDILKECLIQRYFSKEVRCAMQGAESDIIQACRRLLDERQGSNVMRFLQAINERHDLTDGLKELQCKTLIFVGENSQFHSESIYMCAKMGKKTCALVEVNACGSLVTEEHPYAMIIPMEFFLMGFGYHRQLHFASSSSNGSNPASPSSKSCIAPELLSPESLGIKLKPIKTRVDIEV; via the exons ATGGGCGAGTCGAGTGACTCGGTTTCTATAGATATTGACTTGCTGTCTTGGGAGGGAAAG GAATTTGTGGTGAAAACGAGCAGAGGTTCAATCTCAGTGTATGTTTGTGGTGATCAGGAAAAGCCTGCTTTGATAACTTATCCTGATGTTGCTCTCAATT ATATGTCATGTTTCCAAGGTCTTTTCTTTTGCCCTGAGGCAGCTTCGTTGTTGCTTCATAACTTCTGCATTTACCATATAGATGCTCCTGGACATGAG TTGGGGGCTGATGTCATTTCAGCTGATGCTCCATTACTCAGTGTGGATGACTTGGCAGACCAGGTTGCTGAAGTACTTGATTTCTTTGG GCTGAAGGAAGTTTTCTGCTTAGGCGTCACAGCTGGTGCTTACATCCTGACACTTTTTGCA ATGAAATATAAGGAACGGGTGCTTGGTTTAATACTTGTATCCCCTATCTGCAAAGCACCATCATGGACTGAATGGATTTACAATAAG GTGTTAATGAATTTGTTATACTTCTACGGTATGTGTGATATATTGAAGGAATGTCTGATCCAACGATACTTCAGTAAG GAAGTTAGATGTGCCATGCAAGGTGCAGAATCAGACATCATTCAAGCTTGTAGAAGG TTGCTTGATGAGAGGCAAGGTTCGAATGTTATGAGATTTCTTCAAGCTATCAACGA GCGGCACGACCTTACAGATGGACTGAAGGAGTTGCAGTGCAAGACTCTTATATTTGTAGGTGAAAATAGCCAGTTCCACAGTGAATCTATATATATGTGTGCCAAAATGGGGAAGAAAACCTGTGCCCTTGTTGAG GTTAATGCATGCGGCTCGCTAGTGACAGAGGAGCACCCATATGCCATGATAATCCCAATGGAATTCTTTCTAATGGGATTTGGCTACCACAGGCAACTTCATTTTGCTTCCTCATCAAGTAATGGCTCTAACCCTGCTAGTCCGTCGAGCAAATCTTGTATAGCGCCAGAACTTCTATCTCCTGAAAGCTTGGGGATCAAGCTGAAACCTATCAAAACACGTGTCGATATTGAAGTTTGA